The following are encoded in a window of Thermoanaerobaculia bacterium genomic DNA:
- a CDS encoding ATP-binding cassette domain-containing protein, whose translation MSISFQNVTFSYDSAISSLLEDITVHLAEGWTGIVGPNGAGKTTFLQLAAGHLQVQQGTIKRSGHIVFCPQRTDDVPAQLSLLISTVEAEACVLRGKLRIGDDWVSRWQTLSHGERKRAQIAVALWQQPDVLLLDEPTNHIDITARELLIEALTSFRGIGLLVSHDRDLLDLLCQQCIFLDPPQAIIQPGNYTKAAADVKREESSLQDRRHSLQQNLERLKDESKRRCAKASRANKKKSKRHLARGDSDGRAKIDLARVSGQDGHAGRLAKQLKGRIKHGQEQISEIKIKKRYATHFWIDGSVSPRRILFTIPADIIALDESRKLHIPEISMLRDDRIAITGANGMGKTTFIRHILNHIDIPNEHLVYLPQEIDMMKTRKIMADVNHLSHEQLGKIMTVVSALGSRPERLLHNLDISPGELRKVLLALGIIRQPHLIVMDEPTNHLDLPAIECLENALRDCPCGLLLISHDLHFLQQVTSKRWHLGQHETNVMISIDNRKTTD comes from the coding sequence ATGTCAATATCTTTTCAAAACGTTACCTTTTCTTATGATAGTGCAATATCCTCATTGCTTGAGGATATCACAGTTCATCTTGCGGAAGGATGGACAGGAATCGTAGGGCCAAACGGTGCAGGGAAAACGACTTTTCTGCAACTTGCGGCAGGACATCTACAGGTACAGCAAGGGACTATCAAACGGTCCGGACATATAGTTTTCTGCCCGCAGCGCACTGACGATGTTCCGGCACAGCTATCACTTTTGATTTCTACGGTTGAAGCAGAGGCATGCGTACTGCGTGGAAAGCTAAGGATTGGCGATGATTGGGTAAGTCGCTGGCAGACACTAAGTCATGGCGAGCGTAAGCGTGCTCAAATTGCTGTCGCTCTCTGGCAACAACCGGATGTCCTTCTTCTTGATGAACCGACCAATCATATTGATATTACGGCCCGTGAGCTGCTTATAGAAGCGCTTACATCATTTCGTGGTATTGGTCTGCTGGTTAGCCATGACCGAGATTTGCTTGACCTTCTTTGCCAGCAATGTATTTTTCTCGACCCCCCTCAAGCCATAATACAACCTGGCAATTATACGAAAGCTGCCGCAGATGTTAAACGGGAAGAATCAAGTTTGCAGGATAGACGTCATAGTTTGCAACAAAACCTGGAACGATTAAAGGACGAGTCGAAACGTCGCTGCGCTAAAGCCTCACGCGCCAACAAAAAGAAATCGAAACGTCATTTGGCACGTGGTGACAGCGATGGGCGTGCCAAAATCGACCTGGCTCGTGTTTCAGGACAGGATGGTCATGCCGGGCGTCTTGCTAAGCAATTAAAAGGTCGTATAAAGCATGGGCAGGAACAAATTTCTGAGATAAAAATCAAGAAACGCTATGCAACTCATTTCTGGATCGATGGTTCCGTCTCTCCACGTCGAATCCTCTTTACTATTCCTGCTGACATAATCGCTCTCGATGAATCAAGAAAATTGCATATACCAGAGATTTCAATGCTACGTGACGATCGTATTGCTATTACTGGAGCAAATGGAATGGGAAAGACAACTTTTATTCGACATATTCTTAACCACATAGATATTCCTAATGAGCATTTGGTATATTTACCGCAAGAGATTGACATGATGAAAACCCGAAAAATCATGGCAGATGTAAATCACCTTTCCCATGAACAACTTGGTAAAATCATGACAGTGGTGAGTGCTCTTGGGTCACGCCCTGAACGACTGTTACATAACCTTGATATCAGCCCAGGTGAATTGCGCAAGGTGCTATTGGCGCTTGGAATTATTCGTCAGCCGCATTTAATTGTTATGGATGAACCGACAAATCATCTCGATCTTCCAGCAATCGAGTGCTTAGAGAATGCCCTGAGAGATTGCCCCTGTGGCCTGTTGCTGATCAGCCATGATTTGCATTTCCTCCAACAGGTCACTAGTAAACGGTGGCACCTGGGTCAACATGAAACGAACGTTATGATTTCTATAGATAATCGAAAGACAACGGATTGA
- a CDS encoding phage portal protein, with translation MESTAHQDEQPESLDTTGFVIAPLAAAAALDSAAFAKVNAAEAIPATWEERARKAWEYYVEEPLVKNCVNSWRTFAVGDEIKITSDDENLKEQALEAAWRLNISQFIKDMVLQLLVKGDAIGFKRFTKSGQDIEELVCVNPVSVKVKYAQGELIEARQFPEDTPGGGESIPLPVEQVVHLKWDAPAFSPRGNSLVLPAFQAIELLRDYRRAEQAIAKRWATPFRLLKVGGAFGQKMVMPDQRMLEQVRDMVNKMDMKSGLVVPFYVNVETHGTDGQVLNVEDKVKEVKEDIVVALGLSRSLVTGDGPNFATASVSMQKMMVMIREIKQAARKLLDWVFDDWMELNGHGDKSIQFIFNDLDPSDAVDFKKLLIELYDRKLISRSSLQLKMDLDPDIEAANRETERKQIDLMDEKQVKPVVDMVVSGILSVPRARKMLGIPAEDDEPTAEAALVWSGDLESTGDAAVCDECSHFIADTNHCRVHNSERTFDAPACRFIDRREPR, from the coding sequence GTGGAAAGCACCGCCCATCAGGACGAACAACCCGAAAGCCTGGACACCACCGGCTTTGTCATCGCGCCGCTGGCAGCAGCGGCCGCGCTCGACTCGGCCGCCTTCGCCAAGGTGAACGCCGCCGAAGCGATTCCGGCCACCTGGGAAGAACGCGCCCGCAAGGCCTGGGAATACTACGTCGAGGAGCCGCTGGTGAAGAACTGCGTCAACTCCTGGCGCACCTTCGCCGTGGGCGACGAGATCAAGATCACCAGCGATGACGAGAACCTCAAGGAGCAGGCCCTGGAGGCCGCCTGGCGGCTGAACATCTCGCAGTTCATCAAGGACATGGTTCTTCAGCTCCTGGTGAAAGGCGACGCCATCGGCTTCAAGCGCTTCACCAAGTCCGGCCAGGACATCGAGGAGCTGGTCTGCGTCAACCCGGTTTCGGTCAAGGTCAAATACGCCCAGGGCGAGCTGATCGAGGCCCGGCAATTTCCCGAGGACACCCCCGGCGGCGGGGAATCCATCCCGCTGCCCGTCGAGCAGGTGGTCCACCTCAAATGGGACGCACCGGCCTTCTCGCCCCGGGGCAACTCCCTCGTGCTTCCCGCCTTTCAAGCCATCGAACTGCTGCGCGATTACCGCCGGGCCGAACAGGCCATCGCCAAGCGCTGGGCCACGCCCTTCCGCCTGCTCAAGGTGGGCGGCGCGTTCGGCCAGAAGATGGTGATGCCGGACCAGCGGATGCTCGAACAGGTTCGCGACATGGTCAACAAGATGGACATGAAAAGCGGCCTGGTGGTCCCGTTCTACGTCAATGTCGAAACCCACGGCACCGACGGCCAGGTCCTCAACGTCGAGGACAAGGTCAAGGAGGTGAAGGAAGACATCGTGGTGGCCCTGGGTCTGTCACGCTCGCTGGTGACCGGCGACGGTCCGAATTTCGCCACCGCCTCGGTGAGCATGCAGAAGATGATGGTCATGATCCGCGAGATCAAACAGGCCGCTCGCAAGCTCCTCGACTGGGTGTTCGACGACTGGATGGAGCTGAACGGCCACGGCGACAAGAGCATCCAGTTCATCTTCAACGACCTCGACCCCAGCGACGCGGTCGATTTCAAGAAGCTCCTCATCGAACTCTACGACCGCAAACTCATCAGCCGCTCCAGCCTTCAGCTCAAGATGGACCTGGACCCGGACATCGAGGCCGCCAACCGCGAGACCGAACGTAAACAGATCGACCTGATGGACGAGAAACAGGTGAAGCCGGTGGTGGATATGGTCGTCTCCGGCATCCTCAGCGTGCCTCGCGCCCGGAAGATGCTCGGGATTCCGGCCGAGGACGATGAACCCACGGCGGAGGCGGCATTGGTCTGGTCGGGCGACCTGGAGTCCACCGGCGATGCGGCCGTGTGCGACGAGTGCAGCCACTTCATTGCTGACACCAACCACTGCCGGGTCCACAACAGCGAGCGCACTTTCGACGCCCCGGCCTGTCGTTTCATCGACCGCCGGGAGCCCCGCTGA
- a CDS encoding tyrosine-type recombinase/integrase has translation MSNRTADLELTAATEAFCARLSAEGRSPATIAAYRRDLALVARVADELAPGIVCRAVTAGLLDQVFSAGAVTESERGPRSAASLHRMKAAVRAFFAWAVEAGVVDDNPARYIRMHRLPRKLPVFLTAAEKQRLLKELKGRTDFSALRDRAMIEVLLGTGIRLGELAALDMDDIDLDAKHLRVRAKGNVPQVKFIKTDLRTLLRRYLAERRRHGRPEMEALFLSNRDGRLCQRQIANRLAHWLRKAGIEKELTPHGLRHTFATHLYGATNDLLVVQRALGHRDVSTTQIYTHLVDGQLEEALERL, from the coding sequence ATGAGCAACCGAACGGCTGACCTCGAGCTGACGGCCGCGACTGAGGCGTTCTGTGCCCGCCTGTCGGCCGAAGGGCGCTCCCCCGCGACCATAGCCGCATACCGCCGGGACCTCGCCCTGGTGGCCCGCGTTGCCGATGAGCTGGCCCCGGGTATCGTCTGTCGGGCGGTCACGGCCGGTCTCCTCGACCAGGTGTTCTCCGCCGGGGCGGTGACCGAGAGTGAGCGCGGCCCACGCTCGGCGGCGTCGCTCCATCGAATGAAGGCGGCGGTGCGGGCCTTTTTCGCCTGGGCCGTCGAAGCGGGCGTGGTCGATGACAATCCGGCCCGGTACATCCGCATGCATCGGCTGCCGAGAAAGCTGCCGGTGTTCCTGACCGCCGCCGAAAAGCAACGACTGCTCAAGGAACTCAAGGGACGGACCGACTTCTCCGCGCTGCGCGACCGCGCCATGATCGAGGTGCTGCTGGGCACCGGGATCAGGCTTGGCGAGCTGGCCGCGCTCGACATGGATGACATCGACCTCGACGCCAAACATCTGCGGGTGCGGGCCAAGGGGAATGTGCCGCAGGTCAAGTTCATCAAGACCGACCTCCGCACATTGCTTCGCCGTTACCTGGCCGAGCGCCGTCGACATGGCCGCCCGGAAATGGAAGCCCTGTTCCTGTCGAACCGGGACGGCAGACTCTGCCAGCGGCAGATTGCCAACCGGCTCGCCCACTGGCTGCGGAAGGCCGGGATCGAAAAGGAACTGACGCCGCACGGGCTGCGGCATACCTTCGCCACCCACCTCTACGGCGCGACCAATGACCTGCTCGTGGTGCAGCGGGCCTTGGGGCATCGGGACGTGTCCACCACCCAGATCTACACCCACCTCGTGGACGGCCAGCTCGAGGAAGCCCTCGAACGCCTCTGA
- a CDS encoding toprim domain-containing protein gives DGLTPFFERRIVFPYWSRGRVVFMIGRKTPWTPDVGWEQGKYKKLPVHDEHQRPYVADFINNALLFNEDCLLARPGKVIITEGVTDCLALMQLGLPTVSPVTVRIRAADWERLIPKLRGVETVYICQDNELSQAGLKGALQTARTLAEHKIDTRLVTLPLSETQLSARQELTERFGLTASVGPKELAKLLAGRPAEEIQAAEALLATAKIDVNDYIAAGHTREDFERLLAEASTPIEFGVRSLPEGAEEEERNRLLEPILGEISEQSPLEQARLLKLVQERIGGGVSMATLKEQIRAIQKDRKVEFRNEKKKAKRMSGAMPGSCRARVDEVLIDTELENGAPDYTLAAEAAYDWFTSNGAQFFHTLQGEPFMYFDNAIYWMDSPDRGRKRHYAAMLYKHTGMVPTSNGGRTFFEVLPSLAMIRGQVRDHFSWLHTDVASYTVYFNLNNPEHEIAKITPDEIQIMKNGGNEDGIILDGSRKMKPLKFLPDADLEEADRLLVDLLVGNMTCPQGDRFLILSWLSCFLLIDFAGTRPMTRFEGSAGSGKTTASKITSTLLYGEPQHKKATDAANYTDGSQNPLIVLDNIEVKQMTEDLTTFMLTSITGIAKEKRKSGTDSETITERTKCLLNTTGIEPLCGELSEILSRSFVINFDLANQASDCFLESEVISAIQQNRDLIISAIMKRTSHVLAMIRDGAQKQVMRLLHRTMPTHGKRRCNDYLSLMYLMMLAGSEEHEVTTGLEDLSPLFIEQIHSINDTSQEMARESNPIATALASLFHAYQNAVELDEKARYGEDDRANHVVGFIERYQVRFENENTMEPVSAGRLLAALRRVGREFNLEFEYKKPAQLGRRISNDLDVIRDAGFDIDRQRNAHTKNFEYRICHKSR, from the coding sequence GACGGCCTGACGCCATTTTTCGAGCGCCGCATCGTCTTTCCCTACTGGAGCCGTGGCCGGGTGGTGTTCATGATCGGCCGCAAGACGCCGTGGACCCCGGACGTGGGCTGGGAGCAAGGGAAATACAAGAAACTGCCGGTTCACGACGAGCACCAGCGGCCTTACGTCGCCGACTTCATCAACAACGCGCTGCTGTTCAACGAGGACTGCCTGCTGGCCAGGCCCGGCAAGGTGATCATCACCGAGGGGGTGACCGATTGTCTGGCGCTGATGCAACTGGGCCTGCCCACCGTATCTCCGGTCACCGTCCGCATCCGGGCCGCCGATTGGGAGCGCCTGATCCCCAAGCTGCGCGGCGTCGAAACCGTCTACATCTGCCAGGACAACGAACTCTCCCAGGCCGGTCTCAAGGGGGCGCTGCAAACCGCCCGCACCCTGGCCGAACACAAGATCGACACCCGCCTGGTGACGCTGCCCTTGTCGGAGACACAGCTCTCGGCCCGGCAGGAGCTGACCGAACGCTTCGGCCTGACGGCGAGCGTGGGGCCGAAGGAGCTGGCCAAGCTATTGGCAGGACGCCCCGCCGAGGAAATCCAAGCGGCCGAGGCGCTTCTCGCCACCGCCAAGATCGACGTCAACGATTACATTGCCGCCGGGCATACCCGGGAGGATTTCGAACGCCTGCTCGCCGAAGCCAGCACGCCCATCGAGTTCGGCGTGCGCTCGCTGCCCGAGGGCGCTGAAGAGGAAGAACGCAACCGCCTGCTCGAACCGATCCTGGGGGAGATTTCCGAGCAGTCGCCGCTGGAACAGGCCCGCCTGCTGAAGCTGGTGCAGGAGCGCATCGGCGGTGGCGTCTCCATGGCCACCCTGAAAGAGCAGATCCGCGCCATCCAGAAGGACCGCAAGGTCGAGTTCCGCAACGAAAAGAAGAAGGCCAAGCGGATGTCCGGCGCGATGCCCGGATCGTGCCGCGCCCGGGTCGACGAGGTGCTGATCGACACGGAACTGGAGAACGGCGCTCCCGACTACACCCTGGCCGCCGAGGCTGCCTACGACTGGTTCACCTCCAACGGTGCCCAGTTCTTTCACACCCTGCAGGGCGAGCCGTTCATGTATTTCGACAACGCCATCTACTGGATGGATTCACCGGACCGGGGCCGCAAGCGCCATTACGCGGCCATGCTCTACAAGCACACGGGCATGGTGCCGACCTCCAACGGCGGACGGACATTTTTCGAGGTACTGCCCAGCCTGGCGATGATCCGTGGCCAGGTGCGCGACCATTTTTCCTGGCTGCACACCGATGTGGCTTCCTACACCGTCTATTTCAACCTGAACAATCCGGAGCACGAGATCGCCAAGATCACCCCGGACGAGATTCAGATCATGAAGAACGGCGGCAACGAGGACGGCATCATCCTGGACGGCTCGCGCAAGATGAAGCCGCTGAAATTCCTGCCCGACGCCGACCTCGAAGAGGCGGACCGGCTCCTGGTCGATCTGCTGGTGGGCAACATGACCTGCCCGCAGGGGGATCGCTTTCTCATCCTTTCCTGGCTCTCCTGTTTCCTGCTGATCGACTTCGCCGGGACACGGCCCATGACCCGATTCGAGGGCTCGGCCGGATCGGGAAAGACCACCGCCAGCAAGATCACGTCGACGCTGCTTTACGGCGAGCCCCAGCACAAGAAGGCCACCGACGCGGCGAACTACACCGATGGCTCGCAGAACCCGCTCATCGTCCTCGACAACATCGAGGTCAAGCAGATGACCGAGGATCTGACCACCTTCATGCTGACCAGCATCACCGGCATCGCCAAGGAGAAACGCAAGAGCGGCACCGACAGCGAGACCATCACCGAGCGGACCAAATGCCTGCTGAACACCACCGGCATCGAGCCGCTGTGCGGAGAGCTTTCGGAGATCCTGTCGAGGTCCTTCGTCATCAACTTCGACCTCGCCAACCAGGCCAGCGACTGCTTTCTGGAGTCGGAGGTCATCTCCGCCATCCAGCAGAACCGGGATCTGATCATTTCGGCCATCATGAAGCGAACCAGCCATGTGTTGGCGATGATCCGGGACGGAGCCCAGAAACAGGTCATGCGCCTGCTGCACCGAACCATGCCGACCCATGGCAAACGCCGGTGCAACGATTATCTGAGCCTGATGTACCTGATGATGCTGGCCGGGTCCGAGGAACACGAGGTGACCACCGGACTCGAGGATCTGAGCCCGCTGTTCATCGAGCAGATCCATTCCATCAACGACACCAGCCAGGAGATGGCGCGGGAGTCGAACCCCATCGCAACGGCGCTGGCGTCGCTCTTCCACGCTTATCAGAACGCGGTGGAGCTGGACGAGAAGGCCCGCTACGGCGAGGACGACCGGGCAAACCATGTGGTGGGGTTCATCGAACGCTACCAGGTGAGGTTCGAGAACGAGAACACCATGGAACCAGTGTCAGCGGGACGGTTGCTCGCGGCGCTGCGCAGGGTCGGCCGGGAATTCAACCTCGAGTTCGAATACAAGAAGCCCGCTCAGCTCGGTCGGCGCATCAGCAACGACCTGGACGTCATCCGGGACGCCGGGTTCGACATCGACCGGCAGCGCAACGCCCACACCAAGAACTTCGAGTACCGGATCTGCCACAAGAGCAGGTAA